A stretch of DNA from Coccidioides posadasii str. Silveira chromosome 1, complete sequence:
CCACTTTGTGCTGTCCAAAGAAACCTGGATACCTGTCTTCGAGGACTTCTTGGACCGCTATCAGAATGGCCGACCCAAGCCCATGAAACAGGTCCTTGGCACCCTGATCATGATCCTTTCAAAGTACATGGACGCTGCTACCTCTAGACTGGTGTGTGAGCACATAGCCAGGATTACCGTACCGACTATTATTCTGTTTGAGCCTCGCTCAAGGTTAAAGGCGTCTCTCGTTTCACTGGAGTCCCTCATCCGAAAAGAGGCCGTCAACGTGGTGGACTGGCTTCATTCGGCGGAAGAGTGGCTATGGGCCAACCATTCAAGCTGGATCCCGCTCCTGGGCGAATATTGTACGGACCTCAAAGTACCTTTAACCCGTCTTGCGGATGAGGAAACCAGGCGGGATATTTCGCCAGGGAGTTTACATCTATATGCCGCCCGCATATTATGCCTAGTGCTTCTACTAAATACTCATAACCGGGATATTTCGCTCCCTGCAGGAATGCTATTTTCCCAGTTGTGCTGCCGACTTAAATCCGTGGCGGCCGCCTATGAGTTTCGGTATTACGCAAATGACGACCCCTTTTGGGTCGCACCGTTAAAATATGTGTCTTTAATGAATCTGGACTGTTTAGATCCCATAGCTAACCATgttcttttccctcttttcAAAACGGAGCCAAAGGACTTCCTGTCCTTCGTAAGCACTCTACCCCTTGATACCATTCGTTCAAAAACACGCTCTAAAGCTTCGAATGAAGAATATACTCTTCTCTTCGCCATTCTTGAGCGTGGAAAGGAGCTAGGGCTGGTTCATGACAAAGAGGGTGAGTCATAGCTTCAACCGAACGGGACGGCGAATGCTAATGAGCTCTAGATTTCGAAAAACTTAGTCCGGCCGTTGCCAAATCGTCAATTTTGTTGGATTCGAGAGACTACAAGCATTTCTTGGTCCACGCAGATGAGAATATAAGGATCCCTGCCTTATCATTGCTCACAACAGATCCAGCTACTGCAAAGCCATTTTCCCCATTCACATTCCAGATCCTCACAGACACCCTCCCGTACATACACGCAGAAACGGACTCCAACACCCGGAGTCAGCTTCTTAGTATTTTAAGGAGGCTAACTATTAGACTTCGAGGCAGCTCCACCACGATTCAAGCACCCTCTGACGGCAATCCTGAATTGGAAAATGCTCAACTAAATCAAAAGGTTATTACCACACCGAATGCAAAAACATTTTTATATTGGTATATCGACTTCCTTGAAAATGAGCTTCGCCCCACTGCCTCATATCAAAGACATATTCTAGCTCTCAAAGttttcttgttgttgttgCAGTCCGGAGTCGACAGCCGAATTGACCGGGCGCATTTCTCTAAACTAGGCCAGGAACAACAAACTTGGCGCTTCACCATAGAAGTATTCAGACCCGGCCTATTCAGGGCTATTGCAGACTTGCTGCTTGATCCATATGACGATGTTCGAGAGGCATCGATGATGCTTCTTCGCTTATTCCCTGGCGGCCTCCTCCAAACACGTTCGGAAGCTACTGGCCCAAGCCCCTACTCACAGTTAGTGGCCGCTGTCTCAAGAGCTGAAGATATGGCGGGTCATACTAGTAGAGCCGATCACTCTGACACTGTTGGCCGGCTGCACCGTCTTCTATTTGATTTTGCTGGAGTTATTGATATCGACTCAAGTCCGAATAGGACCCCGTATGGTATTGTTGATAACTTGCTTTTGAATTTAGAGCAAAACATTTCTTGTTCGGTGGAATCATTCCATGCTACACTTCACAATACCCCGCTTCAAGGACATGTCTCCGCCTTAAGGTTGGTTCAGCCATAAAATTTCCCATGCCGGTCAACTGACGTCTGAGTATAGGTATATTGTCGGAACACCCAATTTTCACGCTATCGTGTCTTCTTCTCAGGACTCGGTCTCGGCTTGGTCATCTTTCCTCAAACGGATACTTTCAATTTGCTCCAGAATTTGGTTTGGTGTTCAAGACGTACTCTGTGTTGATTCACCGGAGCGAGAGCATGAGAATCCGGATGAAGACCTAGCGGGCCCCAAAGATATTCTCTCATTCTCATGGCGGGCGTTGCGTGAATCAAGGTACGACTCCCAAATTTGAAGTTCGGTTGGTCAAAAATTCGCTAATAATCCAGTCTATTACTTAACGCTATTTTGATAAATACGACGTTTGCTCCCAGCGGTTCCCAAAACGGAAACGGAATTGGATACGAGACACTTTCAAAAATAGGTAAACTGAGTTTCGAGCAACTAGCGGAATTGAGACACAGGGGTGCTTTTTCTACCGTCTCTCAGACTTTCGCCTCCTGCTGTTTACGCTGCTTCCAGTCTGATGACGCTGCAACAAGGGCGTTACCGGCTGCATGGTATAAAGTAAGATATGCCGCTTCACCTTTCACAAAACGAGACTAATTGATCAGGATACCGTTGGAATTATCTACGATCAAGCGTCCAGGCTCACCCGAAGATCTGCTGGTCTTCCAGCTATAGTCACCGGAATAGCCACATCTCAGCCAGGGGGGAACCTATTCCGACAAATCATGGAGGAGCTCCAAAATATCTCTCGGACAAGCCCCATGGAGACAACTGATAAGCCCGATTTGGAATTACCCCAAGTCCATGCATTGAACTGCCTGAAAGATATCTTTACAAATACCAACCTCGCCCAAAGTACGGAGCCATATGTTATGCCATCCTTAAATATCTCAGCCAATTGTCTTGGGTCAAATATGTAAGTATGCCCTTATAGGTATGTCTATGTCGCATTTAATTACTAACCTAACTTAGTTGGGCAATTCGTAATTGCGGCTTGATGCTGTTTCGCTCGTTAATAAATCGGATGAGCCGCCCAACCCCAGAATCTCGTCGTGGGATATTTATAATGCCTGGTTCGGATTCTAACCACAGCGTTCCATTTGAGAAGTATCACGGATTAGTGCCACTATTGTCCGGCCTTTTAGATACTCCTGTGTCTAATGAGAAGGATCACGAATCCGAAGCATCTAGGGGCTGGGATCTCTCCATACTCACTGAGCGGGTCTTCCCTGCGCTTGAGCTGATCGGAAATAAGGCACCTGCTCGTCCTTCTAGTGATGATGATATCTTAAAAAGGTTAGCCCTATCCCAATTCTCAAATCCCGTTTGGGGAATAAGAGATCATGCGGCGAGGACGTACGTCACTTTGGTGAAAAGGGCAGACCTGCTGCAAACCGCCCAAGAGCTTTCTAGCCCCGAACTACGAACTCAACTACCAAATCAAGTACATGGGTTACTCTTGTGCATAAAATATTTGCTTCAGAAGCTATGGGAGTCTCCTGCTGGTTATTGGTGTGGTATGTTTGGCCCTATGTTCTCGTCGAGAATGCAAATTAACGCGTCTAGGTAACATCAACGATATAATGGGCATAATTGAGAATGTCTTCAGGAGCTTCTATGATTCTAAGCTAGCGCCCTATATAAAAGCCTGTCTTTTTGAAATGTTAGCGAATATTTTGGAGGCGAGCATTGGATGTGGACAGGAAGGTGATTGCCCGACATTCTTCATTCTCAAACTTCAAGAGCTAATACATGCTAGACAACGTACTGCCTTGTTGCGATTATATCCTCAAAGGTTATCTAACCGAGCAGCTCCTCGGTAAGGCTTTGGAATCCAGTTCAGGATCTTCGATTTCCCGATCATCATCACTCTTAGTGCGGTTCCTTTCGTTCGATCTTGTCTTTTTGAAAGTATTGAAGGACTCCCCGGAGGAGGTGGCGCAATTCCTGGAAGCTATCTCAGTCGCAGATATAGACGGTGCTCACTGGGTACTGGATCGACTTCATCGGTGCTTCCGTTATTGTGCAGCCCTTCAATTAAATTTGATTAAGCTATATAAATGTGCAATTGAGATAACTCAGTCGTCACTACTAAAAACCGCGGCGATGTCTTGCCTTGCAGAATCGTTAGAGAGATTTTACGAACGGAAAACACAACTCCCCCCCGAACTCCAGTTTCTCAAGCGCTGGGCGAAATCTGTGGACTTCTTTACGGAACAGAGCGGCGCTCCACTCTGGGACCGCGCCAGGTTCAATGCTTCGATCCATCTGGCAGGATGTCTATTTCCCCTCCGAGTTGATTCAACCGCAGCGTTGGAATCTTCTACTAAGTTGAGGTCTGATTTACGGAAGATGGCTCAGACATTGTCGTCCGCCTTGGCGGAGGAAACAGTAAGATTTTCTCTCCTCTTGCCAATAATACTGCTGTCTAACATTGACGTAGGAATTCTCAACGAGATATTCTGCAATTTGTGCTATGAAGTGCCTTATCCTCGGACTTGAAAGAATGGATGCCTACAGCCCCTATTCAGCTTCTTTCATTGAgatttactttcttttatatgATATGTTAAACGACGATGACGAAGAACTACGGAATGCTTCCGCTCATATCGCATCAAACTTTTTCTCCGATTTGCTTCCAACTCCGGAATTGCCTCTCACAACAAACGTGACGCTTGCAAGGTTCGTCACCCAGTTTTTCCCTATATCTCACAAAGTCTTCGAAGGTGCTCTCTTCCGTTTTATGGGAAATAGAGGCGATAAAGTCTCATTCACCCCCATTCGAGATCAGCTTAATGAACTTCAAAAGGAGAGTACAGTTTTGTTCCTTGAAGAGAAGCAAAACCTTTATATTGACGAAGTTCGAGAGATTGAAATATGGTCCAGTGTCCTTGCTCAACTAGACCATAGCGGTCCCCCAACAGATCTGGGCCTGAAGTTTGTCTCCTGGGTGTTTGAAGGTTTATCAGAACTACGTGAGGAGCTGCGTAAAAAGCAAGCTAGGGGTATATTGGGATGGATGTCAGGCCCAGATGCCTTAGCCATGAGTATGCGTCTCATCCATGGTGCAAAGGTTCTACTTGCTACGAATGCGTTTGGTTGCCCTGCGTACAAGACTTCTACAATCCATGATACACTTCAGGATATGTTGGAGATTGGTGAAAGCGCTGGAATATATGAGCCTTGGATTGCAGCAGTCGAGAATGCTCTTAATCAAAAAAGCACAAGTTATGGCAGCAGTTTACAAGCCAGCTTCAATGCTGTTAAGACAAGTCTAGTAATACGTTAAAGGATTCTGCAGCTGGGTGTTTCCAGTGTTGCTATTTGTGACTTCCTCAGCTTACTTGCAGTATTCGCGTCCACCATAGCAACAAGCACAAAAGGGTTATAACTTCTTGCACACATTTCTACTTATCTCTCTGTACGTCAACATCAAACTTCTTCATGAGCGTATGTTCCAGACCTCTTTATTGTTTCACTCATGCATAATAACATGTTATCAAGACAGGCACTGATCTTTGAGATAATTGTTGTCTTTCTAGTTAATAATAACGTGTGCCTCTGATTCTGGCAGAAAATATCTCATCTTCCCAGACTACCAGAATCCCTTAGGTTTGTCACTCGAGAGCATATACCTTCTGTTTATATCTAATCATCTTGCAAGTTGGCAGAAATAATGAACCCAAATTATACCATCTTGGTAGTTCTCTTGACTATCCCCATCCTCGCCTTTATGGCCTGGAGAGGAGGGTTCCATATTGTCCGTGTCGTGGCCCATGGTGTCCAAATGCGAAAGCACGAGCAGGAGATTAGGAGATTGGAGGCAGCACGAGTTGAACGTGAAGTACAACTAGCTGCACAAGTGAGAGACTTGACTACTCAAATTGCCAAACACCGTGCCGACCAAGAGGGTCAACAAACAACAGAAGGGACCAGCAACAAATAAGGGACCCAGCTTGGCTTTTTGACGACTACAGAAGGATCTGACTGAAACAGATTTGTCATGTCAATGATGTTGGATGATTTGTTTATATGACCTGCAGTTTGAATTCTATCTCGAGCCTATTTCTCAGGACCTGGTGTTGGAAATTTCCCTGATCACCTCACGATTAGTGTTCCAGGGACAAATCAACACTCAGATCTCAATATATTCTTCATCCTTTTATCTTTTCTAGCTTTTACGCCCAAACACATGTGTTGGATCCTAAGAGGCAAACTTCTGCTTCAGTTAAGATAGGTAATCTCTCCATCAATGTCGCCTTAAGACCACATGAACGAGCATTGAAGCCAGCCCACACCTATCCCAGTCTTGAACAATGCGCTATAATCAGTGAATTTTGGCAGGGATTTATTGCCAATATCCATTACAAACAAAGCACAAGCAGATTTCCCCTTTAACCCTCATCTCAGATTCCTCCTCTTTACCATCTAGGGCGGCACTTTTCAAACCAGGCGCGCTCAACAACAAACTGGGACTCCTGGTCCACTGAACAACAAGGAGGTGTTCTAGCAGCCTCACTACTTGTTTTTATGTTCCTTGTTGCGATTGCCTTGTGGATATTCCGCTGCTGGCAGGAGGGAAAGCAGCAAAACTGTTCGCCTCGACGCAAGAGCCATGATCAAAGACAGTCACGGCGGGGTCACCGAAATTCTAAGTCGAATAATGAATCTAAATCGAAAAGTTATCTGGGCTGGAGTAAGGCGGGAATTACATCTGCGCCAAGAGATAACGGAACAAGAGGAAGGGAGTGCAAGTCGAAACGGCGCCATCGTCGCCATGGAATTGAAAAGAAGAGGGAGCCGAGGAAGAAAGGGGCAACGCAGTCTTCTACACGTCGGTCAATATCTAGGTCACAAAATGTATCAACAAGCAAATCAATTCAATCAGAACGCAAACTGCGGAAGAATAACCCAACACCTCAAGATGTAGGCAAAAGGCCGCCAACAAAACCACTTAATGAGAACACAGCTGCTTCTGTCGGTAGCGACCAGGGTCAAGCAAATCATGCGAAACTGAGTGGAAATACAGGTGATGAAgaatcatcatcatcccGCGAGCTCATTCTGTTGCAGAACCAGAGATATAAGGCGATGCGGAATCAACAGTCACTTAGTCTAGATTGAATCAATTGAGTTAATACTAATACTCATACTATGAATATCCATCCACGCAGCACCCAAGTATGGACGGGCGCCAGATGAAACATTGGACAATGACATGGTATGTGGAAGGCTGCATGATTCCTCCAGCCGTCATATTTGTAGCCATAAGGCCGGTTTACTTGCTCTCCTTGGCTTATTGAAATAGATTCAACAAATGAAAGTGCAGTGATAATGATTCGGATATCATACTGCTCAGAGGCGAATGTAATGGCAAATCGACCAGCACACACCCGGAGGGCTTCACTGTCCAGGACACAGAAAGAAG
This window harbors:
- a CDS encoding uncharacterized protein (TransMembrane:1 (o6-29i)), which gives rise to MNPNYTILVVLLTIPILAFMAWRGGFHIVRVVAHGVQMRKHEQEIRRLEAARVEREVQLAAQVRDLTTQIAKHRADQEGQQTTEGTSNK
- a CDS encoding uncharacterized protein (EggNog:ENOG410PIB4~COG:D~BUSCO:213at33183), which translates into the protein MGPTGTEGSHDPAREFCLESYFLDREVFVVPEQVLKDITKGPLRSFILQSRDIQQLLQVWKCLLHTFAAANLPGSHNTAICNAVSAYLESALKSDYEELRHFVLSKETWIPVFEDFLDRYQNGRPKPMKQVLGTLIMILSKYMDAATSRLVCEHIARITVPTIILFEPRSRLKASLVSLESLIRKEAVNVVDWLHSAEEWLWANHSSWIPLLGEYCTDLKVPLTRLADEETRRDISPGSLHLYAARILCLVLLLNTHNRDISLPAGMLFSQLCCRLKSVAAAYEFRYYANDDPFWVAPLKYVSLMNLDCLDPIANHVLFPLFKTEPKDFLSFVSTLPLDTIRSKTRSKASNEEYTLLFAILERGKELGLVHDKEDFEKLSPAVAKSSILLDSRDYKHFLVHADENIRIPALSLLTTDPATAKPFSPFTFQILTDTLPYIHAETDSNTRSQLLSILRRLTIRLRGSSTTIQAPSDGNPELENAQLNQKVITTPNAKTFLYWYIDFLENELRPTASYQRHILALKVFLLLLQSGVDSRIDRAHFSKLGQEQQTWRFTIEVFRPGLFRAIADLLLDPYDDVREASMMLLRLFPGGLLQTRSEATGPSPYSQLVAAVSRAEDMAGHTSRADHSDTVGRLHRLLFDFAGVIDIDSSPNRTPYGIVDNLLLNLEQNISCSVESFHATLHNTPLQGHVSALRYIVGTPNFHAIVSSSQDSVSAWSSFLKRILSICSRIWFGVQDVLCVDSPEREHENPDEDLAGPKDILSFSWRALRESSLLLNAILINTTFAPSGSQNGNGIGYETLSKIGKLSFEQLAELRHRGAFSTVSQTFASCCLRCFQSDDAATRALPAAWYKDTVGIIYDQASRLTRRSAGLPAIVTGIATSQPGGNLFRQIMEELQNISRTSPMETTDKPDLELPQVHALNCLKDIFTNTNLAQSTEPYVMPSLNISANCLGSNIWAIRNCGLMLFRSLINRMSRPTPESRRGIFIMPGSDSNHSVPFEKYHGLVPLLSGLLDTPVSNEKDHESEASRGWDLSILTERVFPALELIGNKAPARPSSDDDILKRLALSQFSNPVWGIRDHAARTYVTLVKRADLLQTAQELSSPELRTQLPNQVHGLLLCIKYLLQKLWESPAGYWCGNINDIMGIIENVFRSFYDSKLAPYIKACLFEMLANILEASIGCGQEDNVLPCCDYILKGYLTEQLLGKALESSSGSSISRSSSLLVRFLSFDLVFLKVLKDSPEEVAQFLEAISVADIDGAHWVLDRLHRCFRYCAALQLNLIKLYKCAIEITQSSLLKTAAMSCLAESLERFYERKTQLPPELQFLKRWAKSVDFFTEQSGAPLWDRARFNASIHLAGCLFPLRVDSTAALESSTKLRSDLRKMAQTLSSALAEETEFSTRYSAICAMKCLILGLERMDAYSPYSASFIEIYFLLYDMLNDDDEELRNASAHIASNFFSDLLPTPELPLTTNVTLARFVTQFFPISHKVFEGALFRFMGNRGDKVSFTPIRDQLNELQKESTVLFLEEKQNLYIDEVREIEIWSSVLAQLDHSGPPTDLGLKFVSWVFEGLSELREELRKKQARGILGWMSGPDALAMSMRLIHGAKVLLATNAFGCPAYKTSTIHDTLQDMLEIGESAGIYEPWIAAVENALNQKSTSYGSSLQASFNAVKTSLVIR